From a region of the Thermodesulfobacteriota bacterium genome:
- the rplW gene encoding 50S ribosomal protein L23, with protein sequence MKDPRNIIKHPIVTEKSTNLKNQSWYVFAVDKRANKREIMNAVEKIFNVKVDKVRTLIRPGKVVKRFGREVGKGSPLKKAYVKLRQGTIEFFEGV encoded by the coding sequence TTGAAAGACCCAAGAAATATAATAAAACACCCTATAGTGACCGAGAAATCAACTAATCTGAAGAATCAGAGCTGGTATGTATTCGCTGTAGATAAAAGGGCTAACAAAAGAGAAATAATGAACGCTGTTGAAAAGATATTTAATGTTAAGGTCGATAAGGTTAGAACACTAATCAGACCAGGGAAAGTTGTGAAGAGATTCGGTCGGGAAGTAGGTAAGGGTTCTCCTCTAAAGAAGGCTTATGTAAAGTTGAGACAAGGGACGATAGAGTTTTTTGAGGGTGTTTAA
- the rplV gene encoding 50S ribosomal protein L22, translating into MVSRAVHKYVKISPKKIRLVLDLIKGNDVEKAFSDLTSIRKRSAPLVAKLLKSAVANASEKGHSDTETLYIKEAFVSQGPAYKRFRARAMGRATRRKKMMSHITIVLEERGL; encoded by the coding sequence ATGGTATCACGGGCAGTTCATAAGTATGTAAAGATTTCGCCAAAGAAGATTAGATTAGTTTTGGATTTGATCAAGGGAAACGATGTGGAGAAGGCGTTTTCTGATCTTACGTCCATAAGGAAGAGATCTGCGCCCCTCGTAGCAAAGCTTTTGAAATCGGCAGTGGCCAACGCTTCTGAGAAGGGACATTCAGATACTGAAACCCTTTATATCAAGGAGGCCTTTGTTTCTCAGGGACCTGCTTACAAGAGATTCAGAGCGAGAGCTATGGGGAGGGCAACAAGGAGAAAGAAGATGATGAGCCATATTACAATTGTTCTGGAAGAGAGGGGGTTATAA
- the rplD gene encoding 50S ribosomal protein L4, translated as MPNYDVFDLDKNTLGTTVIDPDIFESPVKEHLLHTVVRWQLANRRSGTASTKTRGEVSGGGRKPWKQKHLGRARQGSIRSPQWRKGAVVFGPRPRDWSYNIPKRVRRQALKSALSAKHRDGKLFIIKEFNLPEISTKNVVEFIKRFELDKTLILINDKNENLRKSARNLKNLKILHIDGLNVYDLLRFNFLVITEDSLLRLQEVFPS; from the coding sequence GTGCCCAATTACGACGTTTTTGATTTGGATAAAAATACATTAGGCACAACTGTCATCGATCCGGATATTTTCGAATCTCCGGTAAAGGAGCATCTTCTTCATACCGTGGTCAGGTGGCAATTAGCTAATCGACGCTCTGGTACAGCTTCTACAAAGACAAGGGGAGAGGTGAGCGGCGGTGGCCGGAAACCATGGAAGCAAAAACATCTTGGTCGTGCTAGGCAGGGGAGCATAAGATCGCCACAGTGGAGAAAAGGAGCAGTGGTGTTTGGACCAAGACCCAGGGACTGGTCTTATAACATTCCCAAAAGGGTCAGACGTCAAGCACTGAAAAGTGCCCTTTCTGCAAAGCACAGGGACGGAAAGCTTTTCATCATAAAAGAGTTCAACCTGCCTGAGATCAGTACCAAAAATGTTGTAGAGTTTATTAAAAGATTTGAGCTGGATAAGACCTTGATTTTAATAAATGATAAAAATGAAAATCTTAGGAAATCTGCCAGAAATCTTAAGAATTTAAAGATCTTACATATAGACGGATTAAACGTGTATGATCTCCTCAGATTTAATTTCCTGGTCATTACTGAGGATTCACTCCTAAGACTGCAGGAGGTTTTTCCAAGTTGA
- the rpsS gene encoding 30S ribosomal protein S19: MPRSSKKAPYVFPKLLNQIRSAKDKGDQRIIKTWSRDSMVIPDMIGLTFAVYNGKKFIPVYITEHMVGHKLGEFSPTRTYSGHGAGDKKAKIEKSTE; this comes from the coding sequence ATGCCAAGATCAAGTAAGAAGGCACCTTACGTGTTTCCAAAACTGTTAAATCAGATTAGGTCTGCTAAGGATAAAGGTGATCAACGAATAATCAAAACATGGTCTAGGGACTCGATGGTGATACCTGACATGATAGGCCTTACCTTTGCTGTGTATAATGGCAAGAAGTTCATACCAGTCTATATTACTGAACATATGGTAGGCCATAAACTTGGTGAGTTTTCTCCGACTCGTACCTATTCCGGTCATGGCGCTGGAGATAAAAAAGCCAAGATTGAAAAATCAACAGAATAA
- the rplC gene encoding 50S ribosomal protein L3, which translates to MQGIIGRKIGMTELFMEDGTVLVCTVVNAGPCFVVDKRTVEKNGYDGIQLGFEEVKPQRVRKPVAGHFKRAGVRPFKYLYEFKGDTEKYKPGDVITAEIFKEGDIIDVSGKSKGKGFSGVMKRHGFAGQPDSHGGMSHRKPGSIGQASYPARVWKGMKMPGQMGNKSVAMQGLQVAKVDPDNNLLIVKGSVPGPRGGVLLIRHTTKGRN; encoded by the coding sequence GGACAGTGTTAGTGTGTACCGTAGTCAATGCCGGACCGTGTTTCGTAGTCGATAAGAGGACAGTTGAAAAGAATGGTTATGATGGTATCCAGCTGGGCTTTGAAGAAGTAAAGCCACAAAGGGTAAGAAAACCGGTGGCGGGCCATTTCAAAAGGGCTGGAGTCCGGCCATTTAAATATCTTTATGAGTTTAAGGGTGACACGGAAAAATATAAGCCTGGAGACGTTATTACCGCGGAAATATTTAAAGAAGGTGATATAATCGATGTTTCTGGAAAAAGTAAGGGGAAAGGTTTTTCTGGAGTTATGAAGAGACATGGTTTTGCTGGACAACCGGATTCTCATGGCGGAATGTCACACAGAAAACCCGGGTCCATTGGTCAGGCTTCATACCCCGCGAGGGTTTGGAAAGGAATGAAGATGCCTGGTCAAATGGGTAATAAGAGTGTTGCCATGCAGGGCCTTCAGGTTGCGAAGGTCGATCCTGATAACAATTTATTGATAGTAAAGGGATCTGTCCCAGGACCAAGAGGTGGTGTTTTATTAATTAGACACACTACCAAGGGGAGAAATTAG
- the rplB gene encoding 50S ribosomal protein L2, whose amino-acid sequence MGIRKYNPTTPGTRFRTGLDFSEITVKKPHKPLTRSLKEKSGRNSQGRITSYNRGGGNKRFYRIIDFKRDKFDVPAKVASVEYDPNRSARISLLKYADGEKRYILTPDELNIGDTVESGENVEISIGNALPLKNIPLGTFIHNIEVKTGAGGKLARSAGASAQVMAKEGNYAQIRLNSGEIRKVLLSCMATVGRVGNPEHELVVVGKAGRSRHWKRRPNVRGVAMNPVDHPHGGGEGKATKGNPHPVSPWGWLTIGYKTRKNKRTNKYIIKPRRIGYGMD is encoded by the coding sequence ATGGGTATAAGAAAATATAATCCTACTACACCTGGGACAAGATTTAGAACCGGCTTAGACTTTTCGGAAATTACGGTTAAAAAACCTCATAAACCACTAACGAGATCGTTAAAGGAGAAATCCGGGAGAAATTCGCAGGGCAGGATTACTAGCTATAATCGTGGTGGTGGTAATAAGCGTTTTTATAGGATAATAGATTTTAAAAGGGACAAATTCGATGTTCCGGCAAAGGTGGCTTCGGTTGAATACGATCCTAATCGCTCTGCGAGGATCTCACTTCTCAAATACGCTGATGGTGAGAAGCGATACATATTGACTCCAGATGAGCTTAATATAGGAGATACGGTTGAGTCGGGTGAAAATGTTGAAATCTCAATTGGTAATGCCCTTCCCTTGAAGAACATCCCTCTTGGAACGTTCATACATAATATCGAGGTGAAGACTGGGGCTGGTGGGAAATTAGCTCGATCTGCGGGTGCTTCTGCCCAGGTAATGGCTAAAGAAGGAAATTATGCACAGATTCGGTTAAATTCCGGCGAGATCCGTAAAGTATTATTATCATGCATGGCTACCGTGGGAAGGGTTGGAAATCCGGAACATGAGCTTGTAGTGGTTGGAAAGGCGGGTAGAAGCAGGCATTGGAAACGTCGCCCAAACGTAAGAGGGGTGGCAATGAATCCGGTAGATCACCCACATGGAGGGGGTGAAGGAAAAGCCACTAAGGGAAACCCTCATCCGGTATCTCCGTGGGGATGGCTTACGATTGGTTACAAGACTAGAAAAAACAAAAGAACTAATAAATATATAATCAAACCCAGAAGAATCGGCTACGGTATGGACTAG